The genomic interval TTCAAATTTACCTGCGGTGGCTTTAATACCCATTTCACCTGAGTTAATAATAACAAAAGGTTTTGCCACAACGGCAATGATAATAATGGCAATGAGCACATAGATAATCCCGGCTTTTTTGCCAAGGTTTTTCAAAAAATCAGGAGGTTCGATATTAAAAGGCGTACGATTGTCATTGTCACCGCCACCGCTGTTTCCGCTTCCTCCACCGTTTTTCTTTTTAAAATAATCGTTTAAATCTGCTGGCATAATGTTCCTTTTAGTTGTTTAGATAAATGTTAATAAGTGTTTGTATTTTGGATTGCGTCCGTAGACAACATCAAAGTACGCATCTTGAAGTTGTTTGGTTACGGGACCTCGGTTACCATCCCCTATGATGTAGTTATCGATGTCTTTAATCGGTGTGACTTCAGCAGCTGTACCTGTAAAGAAAGACTCATCGGCAATATATGCTTCATCACGAGTAATGCGTCTGCGCTCAATGGGGATACCTGCTTCGCGTGCAAGATCTAACACGGTTGCTTGGGTAATGCTTTCAAGTGAAGTGTCATTTGGTGGTGTAATTAAAACACCGTCTCTTACGATAAAAAAGCATTCACCACTGCCTTCTGCGATAAAGCCATCTTTATCGAGCAATAAGGCCTCTTCATAACCAGCTTCTAAAGCTTCGTATTTTGCCATTTGTGAGTTAAGGTAGTTTGCCGCGGCTTTGGCTTTACCCATGGTTGAACTCACAGGGTTTCGTGCAAACGAAGAGATTTTAACACGAATGCCATTCTCTAACCCTTCATCACCGAGGTAACTTCCCCATTGCCAAGCCGCGATGGCTGTTTTGACAGGCGCTTGAACGTGGTTTAGTCCCATAATACCGTAGCCTAGATAGATCAAAGGTCTAATATAAACATTTGACGTAAAGTTATTGGATCTTAGCACTTCAATGTGCGCAGCTTCAAGTTCTTCAAGTGAATAAGTTGCTTTAATACGTGTGATTTTAGCAGAATTGAGCAAGCGTTTGGTGTGCTCTCTGAGCTTAAAAATTGCCAGACCATTGTCTGTCATATACGCACGCGTACCTTCAAAAACACCATTGCCATAGTGAAGTGTATGGGTCAAAATATGTACTTTTGCATCGTCCCATGCAACGAGTTCGCCATCCATCCAAATGTATTTTGCTTTATCCATTTTCTACCTTCTTAAAAGTCGTTTTCTAAAGAGATACTATGTTAGCCAAAAATTAATTAAAGATAGTTTTAGTATGAAAAGTTGCGTTATAATTTGGTGACAAACCAAGGCGTAAAAATCATGAAAGTAATGCTTTATTGTGGTTTTACATGTAAAGATATAGGAGCGTATAAAGAGGTGCATTCACCTTGCGATGGGTGCATGACACTGTATTTTTCGCTCTGAGATGACGATACTCAGATAAAATCTGTGGTAATATGCTGAAAAATATAAACAAAGGAAATACTATGTTAACCATAGGCGATAAAGCTCCCGCTCTAAGTCTTCCCAATCAAGACAATGTCGAAATTTCACTCAGAGACCTTGAGGGCAAATGGATCGTGCTCTACTTCTACCCCAAAGACAGCACACCTGGATGTACCACTGAGGCGTGCGATTTTACAGCAGCACTTCCCGCATTTGAAGATCTTAATGCGGTTGTGTTAGGTGTAAGTCCTGATAGCACAGCGTCGCATCAAAAGTTTATAGCCAAGCAAAAATTGGACATTACACTGCTTTCGGATGTGAGTACCGAAGTAGCGCAAAGTTATGGGGTTTGGCAACTCAAAAAGTTTTGCGGCAAAGAGTATATGGGCATTGTGCGCTCAACGTTTTTGATCGATCCCAGCGGTAAAATTGCCAAGCTTTGGTCCAATGTGAAAGTGAAAGACCACGCAAGTGACGTTAAAAAAGCTTTGGAATCACTAAGCTAAAGTGTCATTTGGAGGCTTAAATGCGAGCCTCCAAACTTTCTTAGTTACTCACTGAAATCGAACATCCCACCCACTCTTCACGAATCGCATCACTGGCTTGAGGCTCATTTTTTATAAGTCGCGCAGGTGCTATTTTATACTTTGTCGTCAAGGTTTGAAAGATAGTATCGAAGCGCTTAAGTGCTAAAGCGTGAAGTGCTTCAGGTGCTATCGTAATGCTTTCTGCAATCTTAGAGATCAAAGAATCGTGAATAGCACCAAGATCTAAATTCTCTTCTTTATAGGTTTTCATCAGCTTACTGTACGCATCATCCGAGTATTTTTGAATGAAAAGTTTTTTGATCGTTTTGCCATAACTATCATCTTCTTTGCTTTTTTTAGGAATCAAGGTTTCGATTTGTGCTGTGACATTTTGTTCTTGAAGCGCCTTGGTATCGAGGGTTTCATTGTAACTTGGCGTAATGATGAGTTTGAGTTCCGCTCTTTTGTCTAAAATTTGACGATACTGCTCCATTTTTTCCTCTTCCGAGGCAATAAGTACAGATTCACCAGCCGCAAAATCGATACTTTTAAGATTTTCCGTTTCAATTCCTAGCATAGAGCCTAAAAGTTTAAACGGAGATGTCACAATGCTCCCGATGAGGTTTCCAATCGCTTTCCATACAATGCTTCCATAACGAAATTCAGGGTCATTCAAGTCGCCACTCACGGAGAGGTCAAGGTCAATTTGCCCTCTAGAATCTTTCAAAATAGCAATCGCAAGTCCTAAAGGAAGATTGGATGCGTCTTTACTTTCGATCTTTTCACCCAGGATGAGTGAATCGAGGTTGATTTTATTGGCACCTTCCATGACTCCTTTTTTAATTTTATAGTTCAGATCCATCGAGAGTTTTCCCTCTTTAATCGCATACCCTATGAATTTACTCGTATAAGGTGAAAGAGAAGGCATATCGATGTTTTTAAAGAGGATTTTGAGTGCGGCTCGATCTTTAAAATCAAACGGCAAAACAGATCCATCAATTTTTGTATAGCCGTATTTATCCACTTTTCCTTCGAGTTTGAGCACGGAGGGTTTGGTGCTTTTAGTGTCAAGGGTTGACATCGATCCATTGAGGCGATCTGCAAATGTCGCAAAAGGAAGGAGCAAGGAAGCATCTTTAAAATGCGTTGTTCCTCTTTTGAGTACGATATTGCCAATATACATGGACATCGCATCGTGTGTGGTTGTGGCTTTTTGTGTTTGAGACGACTTTTGGGGTTGTGTGGTTGATGTGTTTAAAAGATTGGAAAAATTGGTGGTGCCATCTTTTTTGATGTCAAGATTGATATAAGGTTTATCCAGCGTGATCTTTTGAATACTAAGTGCTGCAGGAGAGAGATTGTAAGCGATACTGTTAACATTTAGCGTTTCCCATGCCACAAGCGAGTTTTTGAATTTATCGGCGAGTGAAAATTTAGAGACGGTTGCATCTCCTTCGATTTTGAACGTTGGCTTTTGATCAAACGAAGCGGTGAGCTTAGACGTGAGCGATAAGGAACCGTCTTGAATGAGCGTTGTTGTAAAAAGCGTGATGTAAGGTTGCGCTTTTTCTAAAGAGAGTTTAGAGGCATTCATTACCATCTCAAGTGAAGCCGTCGCAGGGATAAAAATACCTTTTGCGTTTAAAGAAGCGGTGGTGTCGATGGTGCTGTTAAAATCATAACTAATAGGGCTATTTTGATCGTGCGTAATGTTTTGAGCCGTTAGTTTCAAAGGTGCCAAGTGGATAGGCGTACTTTTGACATTTTTGTCCGTAACATCAATGGTTGCTTCATTGATTTCGAACGTTTTGAGTGCAAATTTCCACTCATTTTTAGTTTCTTGCGCGGCAGGTGTTGGAGTTTTGGGTTGCGTTGGTCCACTTTTAGGGGTAAACAGTTGTACCAAATTCACCGCATACTCTTTCTCCAACTGCACATCCACAAACGGTTTGGAAAGGGTGGCTTTTTCGATGCTGATGTTAGACGTTTGCAGGTCAAAATCAATCGTTTCAAGTTTGAGAGAAGGCACTTCAACGACTGTTTTTTGCTCCGTATCGACGAAGCGAATTTTTTCCAATAAGGCAGATGCTTTTTCGAAAGATACCAGTGGTTTTTCTTTGCTTAGATCTATGGAAAAAGGAACTTTAAGTGAGAGCTCGCCTTGGGTAAGGGTTGCTGGAATGTTGGGTAATGCGTATCGCCAAAAGTGTGAAATTGGAAGATGTGAAATACCCAGTTCCCCGTAAAATTTGAGAGGTTCAAAGGAAGCACTGCTGGCGAGCGTTATTTTTTCTTCATTTTTTAACATCACTTTGAGTGCGTGAATGCTCAGATCATCTTTGTAAAAACTGAGATTGTTGACCGCATAATTGATAGGGCCAATTTCGAGTTTAAACGGCTCACTGGGGCGTTCATCGCTAAAGTTAGTTTTCGCATTTTGAATTTCAACATGCTCGATGATAAAAGGCATCATCAGACTCGTATCCGTGGTTGTATTGCTTTCGCTCGAAGGGTTTGTTGGAAAAAG from Sulfurospirillum multivorans DSM 12446 carries:
- a CDS encoding branched-chain amino acid transaminase translates to MDKAKYIWMDGELVAWDDAKVHILTHTLHYGNGVFEGTRAYMTDNGLAIFKLREHTKRLLNSAKITRIKATYSLEELEAAHIEVLRSNNFTSNVYIRPLIYLGYGIMGLNHVQAPVKTAIAAWQWGSYLGDEGLENGIRVKISSFARNPVSSTMGKAKAAANYLNSQMAKYEALEAGYEEALLLDKDGFIAEGSGECFFIVRDGVLITPPNDTSLESITQATVLDLAREAGIPIERRRITRDEAYIADESFFTGTAAEVTPIKDIDNYIIGDGNRGPVTKQLQDAYFDVVYGRNPKYKHLLTFI
- the bcp gene encoding thioredoxin-dependent thiol peroxidase, encoding MLTIGDKAPALSLPNQDNVEISLRDLEGKWIVLYFYPKDSTPGCTTEACDFTAALPAFEDLNAVVLGVSPDSTASHQKFIAKQKLDITLLSDVSTEVAQSYGVWQLKKFCGKEYMGIVRSTFLIDPSGKIAKLWSNVKVKDHASDVKKALESLS
- a CDS encoding DUF748 domain-containing protein, whose product is MIKKCLKSLLFWLIFLPLLYTLSGFVILPWWVRTQMPSLLEEKFHLFVSMEKVLFNPFTFELHVNHFALRDTAKNDVATLEHLYINYDPTYLFKKEFFVKSLLLEQPFVDLKIDPKGNLTLLSLFPTNPSSESNTTTDTSLMMPFIIEHVEIQNAKTNFSDERPSEPFKLEIGPINYAVNNLSFYKDDLSIHALKVMLKNEEKITLASSASFEPLKFYGELGISHLPISHFWRYALPNIPATLTQGELSLKVPFSIDLSKEKPLVSFEKASALLEKIRFVDTEQKTVVEVPSLKLETIDFDLQTSNISIEKATLSKPFVDVQLEKEYAVNLVQLFTPKSGPTQPKTPTPAAQETKNEWKFALKTFEINEATIDVTDKNVKSTPIHLAPLKLTAQNITHDQNSPISYDFNSTIDTTASLNAKGIFIPATASLEMVMNASKLSLEKAQPYITLFTTTLIQDGSLSLTSKLTASFDQKPTFKIEGDATVSKFSLADKFKNSLVAWETLNVNSIAYNLSPAALSIQKITLDKPYINLDIKKDGTTNFSNLLNTSTTQPQKSSQTQKATTTHDAMSMYIGNIVLKRGTTHFKDASLLLPFATFADRLNGSMSTLDTKSTKPSVLKLEGKVDKYGYTKIDGSVLPFDFKDRAALKILFKNIDMPSLSPYTSKFIGYAIKEGKLSMDLNYKIKKGVMEGANKINLDSLILGEKIESKDASNLPLGLAIAILKDSRGQIDLDLSVSGDLNDPEFRYGSIVWKAIGNLIGSIVTSPFKLLGSMLGIETENLKSIDFAAGESVLIASEEEKMEQYRQILDKRAELKLIITPSYNETLDTKALQEQNVTAQIETLIPKKSKEDDSYGKTIKKLFIQKYSDDAYSKLMKTYKEENLDLGAIHDSLISKIAESITIAPEALHALALKRFDTIFQTLTTKYKIAPARLIKNEPQASDAIREEWVGCSISVSN